CTCGGATATCACAAGTTTCTGCTTCTCGACCTCTTCCTCCAGCTCAGAAACCCGGGCACGCACCTCTGACAAGGATTTGCGTGCAGAGTCAGACTCCGCCATCAGCTTGGCATGTTCAGACTGAAGCTGATTCAGGTGGGCGTCCATCTGCTTCATCTTTTCATCACGAGTGGTAATATGAGCTAGCAGATTGGCCAACTTATCATCAACTTTGGCTTTCTCAGATGATAATAATTCGAGCTTGCTCCTGAAATCAGCAATATCTTGATTGAGCACAGAAATTTGATTCTCACTATTGAGAGATTCTTCTTCCTTGTCAGCATAGACTTGCATGAGCTCTGCTGCCACAGAGGACAATTTGTCTTCAAGAGAAGTATTCGCTTCAGATAACTTTAAAAGATCAGAAGTAAGACAGGACTGCTCACGCGAATGTTTCTCCAAAGAATCGGACATAACCTGCTCCAGCTCCTTGATCCGGTCTTGAAGTATTGAGTTTTCTTCCAAGGCTCTTTCTAGCTGGGCTTCCAGGTTCTTGATGGTTTCTGGTAGCATTGCAACCTCTGTACCTGAAATCTTAAGGGCCCTACAAAGCTGCTCAAATTCGTTAGCACGTTCCTTGAGCACTTCTTTCTCCTCTGTAACCTTTTCTAGTTCTGCTTGTGTATTCCTTATTACTTCTTGCAGCTTCACTATCTCGGACGCTGAACGTTCTAAGCTGTGAGCTGCCTGCTCAAGTTCTTCAATCCGAGACTCTAGCTGCAATTTCTCCTGTGACATTTTTGCTAGGTCACCTTCCATATTCTTGATGACTCCCTGGAGCCTTCTATGTTCATCCTCAAGAGTAGACTTATCATGCAAACACTTCTCTGAGACTACTCCAAGCTCACGCTTGCACTTATCAATTTCAAGATCACGATGTGCCAATTCAACCTCAAACTGCTTAGCAGCTGAGGCCATTGCTCCCTTCAGCACTTCGATCTCATGTTTGTGCTCCAACAGCACAGCTTCGACTGCTTCCTTTTCACTATCAACTTCTGTCAAGCTCTCTAAAGCAGAATCCCTTTCTTCAAGGTCTTTCTGAAGGTTATTGGATTCCACATCTGAAGTCTGCAGTTTTTCCTCATGCTCAGCAACTTTCGAGTTGGTACCAAAATTACCCTGGCAATGTGCATGCTTTTCAAGCTTTACCCTTGCTTCATGAAGCTCATCTTCTAGCTCAATGATTTTTTGGCTCAGGGCATAAAAAATGCTTCCATTTTCCTCTTTCGCCTCATCAAGCTCTGAATCAGAATCTGAAGATGACGAGGAACCTTCACTCCCCTTCTTCGATACATCAGAGCTAACACCAGAGCCAACAGAAACATCAAGGTAATCTGGTCCAGGTTTTTGCTTCTGCTGTGGTATATTTTCTTGCATGTCAGATTCTGGAGATGAGGAAGACTGTGTCTCAGAATCTGATTCAGAGACACCCAAAGAGCCATGTGATTGCAGAGATGATGGAATATTTTTGCGCAGTTCTCCAGTCACATTGTCATACcgtgcagcaagagcacgataCATACGATGGAAGTTCTCCACATGAGTGATAAGCAGAGGTTGTTGCTGGTAAAACGCCTCTGCCTTTTCTGCAGAGAATTCTCCTTCTCCAATGAGCCCCAGCACCTCTTTCACTTGCTTCTCCATTTCTGTTAATTTAAAAGAATACTTATATTCAGAAAACAATCTGGCTTGCCTAATTAGAGTGAATACTAAGTACTAAAATCAAAATGACTGAGGCACTATGAATCACACTGTATAGCAAATAACAACAAGTCAGTTGTTTAGAGAGCATAGAAGATCATAGTCCTTACCTTCTAAATTCTCAGCAAGCCATTTAGAGTTTTGTGGACTAATGTGGCTATCCCACCACCATGAGTGGGATTTTCCTGACTGCGCCCTTCGGGTTCTCTTCATCTTCACCAAAGTATATGAAAATCTCCTTTA
This sequence is a window from Setaria italica strain Yugu1 chromosome III, Setaria_italica_v2.0, whole genome shotgun sequence. Protein-coding genes within it:
- the LOC101780636 gene encoding protein NETWORKED 4B; translated protein: MKRTRRAQSGKSHSWWWDSHISPQNSKWLAENLEEMEKQVKEVLGLIGEGEFSAEKAEAFYQQQPLLITHVENFHRMYRALAARYDNVTGELRKNIPSSLQSHGSLGVSESDSETQSSSSPESDMQENIPQQKQKPGPDYLDVSVGSGVSSDVSKKGSEGSSSSSDSDSELDEAKEENGSIFYALSQKIIELEDELHEARVKLEKHAHCQGNFGTNSKVAEHEEKLQTSDVESNNLQKDLEERDSALESLTEVDSEKEAVEAVLLEHKHEIEVLKGAMASAAKQFEVELAHRDLEIDKCKRELGVVSEKCLHDKSTLEDEHRRLQGVIKNMEGDLAKMSQEKLQLESRIEELEQAAHSLERSASEIVKLQEVIRNTQAELEKVTEEKEVLKERANEFEQLCRALKISGTEVAMLPETIKNLEAQLERALEENSILQDRIKELEQVMSDSLEKHSREQSCLTSDLLKLSEANTSLEDKLSSVAAELMQVYADKEEESLNSENQISVLNQDIADFRSKLELLSSEKAKVDDKLANLLAHITTRDEKMKQMDAHLNQLQSEHAKLMAESDSARKSLSEVRARVSELEEEVEKQKLVISESAEGKREAIRQLCFSIEHYRSGYQQLRQLLQGHRRPMVMAT